One genomic window of Cannabis sativa cultivar Pink pepper isolate KNU-18-1 chromosome 2, ASM2916894v1, whole genome shotgun sequence includes the following:
- the LOC115718546 gene encoding germin-like protein subfamily 1 member 17 — protein sequence MKGMHYLLAVATLAVAASVVSAYDPSPLQDFCVAIDDPKNALFVNGKFCKNPKLVKAEDFFFSGLNIPGNTMNPVGSNVTTVNVGTLPGLNTLGISLVRIDYAPYGQNPPHTHPRASEILVVVEGTLYVGFVTSNQADGKNLLFTKILNKGDVFVFPIGLIHFQLNIGKTPAVAFAGLSSQNPGVITIANAVFGATPPINADLLARAFRLDKNIVLDLQKQFWSSN from the exons atgaaggGCATGCATTACTTACTAGCTGTTGCCACATTGGCTGTAGCAGCCTCCGTTGTGTCTGCCTATGACCCAAGTCCTCTTCAGGACTTCTGTGTGGCAATAGATGATCCCAAAAACGCCT TGTTCGTGAATGGAAAATTCTGCAAAAACCCAAAACTTGTAAAGGCAGAAGATTTCTTCTTCTCAGGGCTTAACATCCCGGGAAACACCATGAACCCAGTCGGATCAAACGTCACTACTGTCAACGTGGGCACCCTACCTGGCCTCAACACCCTCGGCATCTCACTGGTGCGTATAGACTACGCGCCCTACGGCCAAAACCCGCCCCACACTCACCCACGAGCTAGCGAGATACTGGTGGTGGTGGAAGGAACACTGTACGTGGGGTTCGTGACCTCGAACCAAGCCGACGGCAAGAACTTGCTCTTCACAAAGATCTTGAACAAGGGTGACGTGTTCGTCTTCCCGATTGGACTGATTCACTTCCAGCTCAACATCGGAAAGACTCCCGCGGTGGCTTTCGCCGGTCTTAGTAGCCAAAATCCGGGAGTTATTACCATTGCTAATGCTGTGTTTGGAGCCACTCCTCCTATTAATGCTGATCTTCTTGCTAGGGCTTTCCGTTTGGACAAGAATATTGTTCTTGACCTTCAGAAACAGTTCTGGTCTAGTAATTAA